A portion of the Bactrocera neohumeralis isolate Rockhampton chromosome 2, APGP_CSIRO_Bneo_wtdbg2-racon-allhic-juicebox.fasta_v2, whole genome shotgun sequence genome contains these proteins:
- the LOC126756149 gene encoding homeotic protein empty spiracles, translating to MTKMIPPLPTSAVLMPTPKQKIGFSIESIVGNNSAVSPTQSAVGSSELSGEQLNVANTTSARSAPSSPPQTPPATSHTSAVAHAPGASVLSALPLTPHSHPQGIHTHLPPHLSPAQQHALQQHLLLQHHQQQQQQQQHQQQQQISPNSSAPMRQDIQDIIQRLHSSAAAAAAANLSIHSASPYSPSPLAQTRLSSPEDALAVPHMLHLKRERSPLPPAGEQAQHPAQRHQPNQQHPQPPHTPPKSVSPSSSHPSSPPAMLPGSPASLPTATQQAPPQLTTPQYSKPSTALGSGPGPMLMPGMPHAPGLVRPFPVIGPSGIVPPPQQGMPDIKALPPYINAPPPELPPQHNPHLIAAAQFQMAAALQAGHVLGGGLPPHAAPFMTSPGMPRDSYPLYPWLLSRHGRIFPHRFPGNFLLQPFRKPKRIRTAFSPSQLLKLEHAFESNQYVVGAERKALAQSLNLSETQVKVWFQNRRTKHKRMQQEDDKGDGSHSDRSRNAASCDEDDDDELIDMEMDDCPSDEEHELDTSH from the exons ATGACTAAAATGATTCCGCCGCTGCCCACCTCAGCCGTTCTAATGCCTACGCCAAAGCAGAAGATCGGCTTTAGCATCGAATCGATTGTGGGCAATAATTCAGCAGTGTCGCCGACACAAAGTGCCGTCGGCAGCAGTGAGCTTTCTGGCGAGCAACTAAATGTTGCAAACACGACAAGTGCCCGTAGTGCACCCAGCTCCCCACCTCAGACCCCGCCCGCAACCTCTCACACATCGGCCGTTGCACATGCCCCGGGCGCGTCAGTTTTGTCAGCTCTGCCGCTAACACCGCACTCACACCCACAAGGTATTCATACACACTTGCCTCCACATTTGTCGCCCGCTCAGCAACATGCTCTTCAACAGCATCTACTGCTTCAACAtcaccaacagcagcaacagcaacaacaacaccaacagcaacaacaaatatcgcCCAACAGTAGCGCACCCATGCGGCAGGATATTCAGGATATTATTCAGCGCCTGCATAGTTCagctgccgctgccgccgctGCCAATTTGAGCATACATTCTGCTAGCCCTTACAGTCCTTCGCCATTAGCACAAACCCGTCTTTCATCGCCTGAAGATGCGCTTGCTGTTCCACATATGTTGCATCTTAAACGTGAACGTTCACCATTGCCGCCGGCCGGTGAACAAGCTCAACATCCCGCCCAACGTCACCAGCCTAATCAGCAACACCCTCAACCACCGCACACACCACCCAAATCGGTCTCACCTTCGTCATCACATCCCTCATCTCCACCCGCCATGCTGCCTGGAAGTCCTGCTTCGTTGCCCACAGCTACACAACAAGCTCCGCCACAACTGACAACGCCACAGTACTCAAAACCATCAACTGCGCTGGGTTCAGGCCCAGGCCCTATGCTTATGCCTGGAATGCCGCATGCTCCCGGTTTAGTACGACCGTTTCCTGTCATTGGACCTAGTGGTATTGTGCCGCCTCCGCAGCAAGGTATGCCCGATATAAAGGCACTGCCGCCATATATCAATGCACCCCCGCCAGAATTACCTCCTCAGCATAATCCACACTTAATCGCCGCCGCACAATTTCAAATGGCCGCCGCCCTTCAAGCTGGCCACGTTTTGGGTGGAGGCTTACCTCCACACGCTGCGCCATTCATGACTAGCCCTGGCATGCCACGCGACAGCTATCCACTGTATCCTTGGCTATTGAGCCGACATGGTCGCATATTTCCACACCGATTTCCAGGAA ATTTCTTGCTCCAGCCTTTCCGCAAACCAAAACGCATACGCACCGCATTCTCGCCTTCGCAGCTACTGAAGCTCGAACACGCATTCGAGAGCAATCAGTATGTCGTCGGTGCTGAACGCAAGGCACTCGCCCAGTCCCTCAATCTCTCCGAGACACAAGTGAAAGTGTGGTTCCAGAACCGCCGCACCAAACATAAGCGCATGCAACAAGAGGACGACAAAGGCGACGGCTCACATTCCGATCGCAGCCGCAATGCAGCCAGCTGTGATGAGGATGACGATGATGAGCTAATCGACATGGAAATGGACGATTGCCCAAGCGACGAGGAGCACGAGCTCGACACGAgtcattga